The genomic DNA TTTTTAGCTGATATGTTCCAAGAGGTGACGCGGGAGCTAACAGGCACGCATGCGTATCCGGGCTGGCCAGTTAAATTCTCGGGACAACGTCTCCAGCACCGCAGCCCGGCACCGACACTGGGTCAACATAACGAATACGTGTTAAAGGATATTTTAGGGCTGACAGCTGAAGAAATAGCAGCATTAGAGCAAAATGAGCTAATTGGGGATGTCCCGTTAGGTGCGAAAGTAAAAGCATTGTAAAGGGTTTATCCGAATAGGAGGTGGAAGATGATGGCCGTTAAAATTGGGACGAAATATAAGTGTGTAGCTTGTCAGAGTGAGTTTATTGTCATCAAGGCAACGCCGAATGCCGAGCTGAAATGTTGTGGCACTAGCGTAGAGAATAAATGAATCATGTAAGGCTTATCTTCATTCAGCAGAAAACTCCCACCTCGATAGGTGGCGAGATGAATGCGGTTTTGTTTTACTGTTCAGTGGGTGTTCAAACGCCAGCTGAACGAAGATAAAGCCTCCGGCGGATGTCATAGATTTTTTAGAGGAGCTTTTCGAGCGAGCTCGAAAAAAATCTGGACGCAATTACGCCGAGGCGTAATTGATTGAATAGGAAAGGCGGAATGATCGTATGGCAAACCAACTAGGTAAACGTTTTGAATGTAAAGAATGTGGCGTAGAAGTGTTATGCACGAAAGCGGGGGATGGGGCAGTCGAGTGTTGTGGTGTGGAAATGCAGTTGAAGCAACCAGTCGCTTTGCCTACTGCGGATTAATAAAATCAGCGCAGGAAGTCCGTACTGTCATAGCCCAGGGGAGTGAAAGAAATAGTGAACGGTTTAGAAAATGAGCTGTTAGCTGGCGTTCGTGTATTGGAACTAACAAGAGGTCCTTCTGGAGGATACGCGGGCAGACTTCTTGCGAATAGCGGTGCAAGGGTTACGAAAATAGTAAGTGCTGCAGAAGAAAGTACTCCTTTTAGAGATCGGGAAAAAAAGGTGATTCAGACAATGACTCGCAGTGAAGCGGGCAAAGTTGTGACACGTTTACTAGGTCAATCATGGGACATGATTTTGTGGGACAGTCATTTGGAGCAAGAACTGGACCAATTGGTAACGGACGCACTGTTGATTAGTCGTGTAGGTATTCGCTTGGATTTTCCGGCAGAGGTGGATGTGGAGGAAGAGCATGCGCTACAAGCATTAGGTGGATGGATGACTTTAACGGGGGATGCGCAGAAAAAGCCCTTGCAGGTCGGTGGCCATCCTGCTGCTTATCTTGTAGGGGCACATGCCGCAACAGCTGGAATGATGGCGCTTTTAGAAAATCGATGGACGGAAAAAGGACGTCTCGTACAAATTAATAGTTTAGCGATTGTTGTTAGTGCGCTTGAGGGAGCATATTCTAAGCAGTTAGCTACTGGTCAAACGCGAAGTCGACAAGGGAACCGCCATCATGAGTTAACACCGATGTCCATTTTACCATCCGCGGACGGCTGGACGTTTGTTGGTGCGCCGGTAGATGAGAAATGGGAGTTGCTTGAGGGATGGTCAGAGATTCCTTCGCGCCCAGAATGGCAGCAGAATACTGGGCGGCAGGCAGATTGCGAAACGTTAGAGGAAGAGTTGGCTAAGTGGACTCGGGGAATGACCCGAGAAGAGCTGTTTGTGACGGGACAACTTTTTCGTCTACCTTTTGCTAAAGTGCAAACGCTTGAAGAGGTACGCGATTGTTCTCAACTAGCGGCTAGACAATTTTGGGGTCACAGTAACGCGAGTACGACAAGCGTTCAAATACCTTGGAAAGTGCATGCCGGTCCTGCTTTCTCTAAAGAACAGTCTACATCCGGAAACGCACCATCTTGGAAGGGGCTTAGAGTTTTAGATGTAACAAGTATGTGGTCAGGACCGTATTGTACGCGATTATTCGCAGATTTAGGGGCGGAAGTGATTAAGGTGGAAGCGCCTCATCGCCCTGATGGTATTCGGTCAGATCAATGTGCATCCTCTCCATTTTTCAAGGAGCTGAATCGCAATAAGCTGGGCATTCAGCTAGATTTACGTTTGCAAACGGATCGACAAACCTTTTTAGAATTAGTGGCAACAAGTGATGTTCTTGTGGAAAATTTCAGCCCACGTGTGATGTCGAATTTTGGGTTGGGGTGCGAAGAGTTATGGAAGCATCGGCCGGACTTGACGATTGTTTCACTCTCGGCTTTCGGACAGACAGGGCCTTATCGTGATTTTGTTGGTTATGGTCCTACATTAGAATCGATGTCTGGAGTTGCATCGCTGACACAGTATTCGGATGGGCAGCCAAGACTTCCGGGTTTTTCTCTAAGTGATATTGGGGCTGGGATTCATGGCGCCTTTGCGCTAGTGGCGGCGCTTTTTCAGCATCATCGTCAAGGGATCGGCCTGAGGGTGGATCTTTCCCAGTATGAGACAGCTTGTCAATTTATAGGGGATTATTTAACTGAGGAAGTACCCGCATCTACTGTAGCGCAGCCCGTTCAAGTGAGAGACCTTGTTGATTTGGCGCATGATGCGCGATTGGCAACCATTCGTCTAGAGGACGGGAGTCAATTGCTTGGTATGCCTTGGGATAGCAAAGGTTGGCATACTTCGTTTTATCCGCCACCCGAACTTGGGCAGCATACAGACTATGTGAAAAAGCTGATTGAAAAAGAAGCAACTTTCATTTAACAGCAGGCTGAATGTACAGAACAATAATATAGGAGGGATATTATGAATTATCATTATCTCGAAGTGTCTATTGAAAATCAGGTGGCTTATGTTTTATTGAATAATCCTGACCATCATAATCAATTTGAGGCAGGTTTGTCGCAGGAACTAATGAGTGTTGCACGGATGT from Sporosarcina sp. FSL K6-1522 includes the following:
- a CDS encoding CoA transferase, with protein sequence MNGLENELLAGVRVLELTRGPSGGYAGRLLANSGARVTKIVSAAEESTPFRDREKKVIQTMTRSEAGKVVTRLLGQSWDMILWDSHLEQELDQLVTDALLISRVGIRLDFPAEVDVEEEHALQALGGWMTLTGDAQKKPLQVGGHPAAYLVGAHAATAGMMALLENRWTEKGRLVQINSLAIVVSALEGAYSKQLATGQTRSRQGNRHHELTPMSILPSADGWTFVGAPVDEKWELLEGWSEIPSRPEWQQNTGRQADCETLEEELAKWTRGMTREELFVTGQLFRLPFAKVQTLEEVRDCSQLAARQFWGHSNASTTSVQIPWKVHAGPAFSKEQSTSGNAPSWKGLRVLDVTSMWSGPYCTRLFADLGAEVIKVEAPHRPDGIRSDQCASSPFFKELNRNKLGIQLDLRLQTDRQTFLELVATSDVLVENFSPRVMSNFGLGCEELWKHRPDLTIVSLSAFGQTGPYRDFVGYGPTLESMSGVASLTQYSDGQPRLPGFSLSDIGAGIHGAFALVAALFQHHRQGIGLRVDLSQYETACQFIGDYLTEEVPASTVAQPVQVRDLVDLAHDARLATIRLEDGSQLLGMPWDSKGWHTSFYPPPELGQHTDYVKKLIEKEATFI